CGTCCCTCAGATTCAGCAGTGCCGCCAGTAGCTCTCCTTCCGAGGTCGGGTCAGTTGCTACTTCACTGGTCTTTTTCCAAAACTGGCCCAAGTGCCTGGGGCTATGATGAGTTAATGGACATCTTTCATTAGCTCGTGCCCTCCTCCCAGCACTTGCCAGGGTGTGGTGTGCTTTTAAACTGGATGAACTTTCAGGAATGTGTGGCAGgatctcattcattcatccactcattcattcattccagaccccctactacatgccaggcccCAGAGCTGGGACACAGACACCAAACCAGACATGCCCTGCCCTTTGGAGCTCACGGTCTGGGCCCCGTGGGAGCACACAGCCAGACACCTCGGTGCAGCCTGGTGGGTCAGGCAGgagagcttcctggaggaggtggtaccCGAGATGAGTTGGGGGCATTTCTGGCAAAGAGAGCAGCATGTGCATGACAGCCAGGGGATCTTGTGACtggagcaggaccaggcggcCCACCCACAGTTCTGGAAACAGACGGTGTTTGTTCCACCAGGGGCTGGAGGTCGCTGGGGCCAAAGGCCCTCTCAAGGTTGTGTCTAAGCGAGGCTGTACTACAGGgtgctggggctgggcctggccCCTTGGCCCTCTCACCCCACCTTGGCGCTTATCACAGGAAGTCCTGTGGTCCAGAGAGAAGCCGGGGTCTCAGAAGCACGGGCGCAAGCCCCACCCCCGCCCGTTCTCTGAGGTGCAACCTGGCAGCCCCGCCCATCAGCTCCCTCATCTGACATCTGTCAGTCGTTGTGATGACTAAGGTGCCCACACAGTAGGGTTCAGGGTGCATCCAGACCCCTCGCCACCTCCAGCCTTCTCCAGAAAGGTGGCTTAAAGCCAGGTATTTGGGCAAGGTGGAGCTGCCTGGAGCCAGGTTTCGCTCAGCAAACAGGAGTGTGAGTTGGAGGACCAGGAGGGCAGGCATCCCTCTGCCCACTGAACAGCCTCTGTGGCAGGCTCGAGCCCAGGACAGGCCCCCAGCCCAAAAGGCCAAGAGCGGAGCCAGCAGAGAGCCAGCCAGACCTCAGTGTGCCTACCTGCACAACAGGAGCCCATTCACACAGGTTCAGAGGCAGGTCCAGCAGCCCCTGGCCTCCAGGCATGGGCAGGCAGGCTTCAAGGTACAGAGATGAGCTGGTGGCAGGAAACTCGGTCAGCAACACCACAGACCACTGAGCAACTCCACTGACACCCTCAGAACTGTTTTATTAACAACAGCTCCGACTGAGCCTTCAGGGGCATTCCCAGGCAGTGAAGGCACTTGACAACATTCACACCGAGTTCACCACCAGAGCCCGAGGCCCCATGGGCACCGCTACCCCGGCAGGCTCCCTCTGCACAGCCCGGGCAGGGAGCGAGTGGGGCCTGGAGCCCACAGCCCCCATGCCAGCCCAGCTCGGCCTTACACTCGTTACACCCTGTCTGGGACGGAAGACAAATGTGATGACCCCGAGAGGCTGAAAGGATGGAAACTGGTCATGAGCGAGCAGCACAATAAATGGCAGTGGGAGCTGGGTGCTGTGAGTGGGTGCGGGCCTGGACTGGTGGCCCGGTGATGGCAGCGAGAGGGGCTCTGTGGTTGGGGacctggaggctggatgaacagcGCGCAGGATGCACAGACAGCCGGAGGCAGAGGCCCCCAGTCAAGGCCCACTCCACGGGGCTCCTGTGGCCCTCAGGGCTGCCAGCAGCTCTGCCCTTGACCTTGACATTCGCATGGCCTCCACTAGGCTCTCTCGCTGCCCGAGGCTCCCAGCTGCCCTGGGCTATGGCCCTGTGGACCCAGACTCCAGCATTCCCCCTGCCTCCTTTAGAAGCCTCCAGAGGCTGCTGGCGGGCCGGCCCCTGGGAGCATCAGGACCAGCTATGTGAGCAGGCCACGGGTGAGCCTCAGCACAGCCTCGTAGGTGACAAAGACCACCATGTTGACAGGGAACGCACGGCAGCAGTTGAGAGCCAGCCCTTTGAAGAGGACCCGTGGCCCCTCCTCTCGCACACTGGTCACCATGCAGTGCAGGAGGCCCCGGTAGCGCTGCTGGCCTTGCCCGTCTGCCTGCAGGCGCGACTTGATCACATCCATGGGGGTGGCCACAGCCCAAGCCAGGACCCCTGCACAGCCTCCGGCCACCAGCACGCCCAGTACATCTGCAGGGAGAGATCCACTCGTGCCTGGGCTGGATGCCTGGTGGGCACCCAGGACAAAGGCCCAACCCTAATGgagccctggggtcactttactggcaagtggggaaactgagtcttGGGAGCGGGCCACATGACTTGTCCACAGCCACGTGATGACTTCGTGACAGAGACAGGCTGTCCTGATTTAGTTCTGTCTCCACATATGTAGAGGGACCATTTAACCCTAGGCTCACTCAGGTACCACTGTGGCATGACCTCACCTAAGTCTTTCTTCTTAATTCCTGCTGGGCTGAGGCCCCTCCCCCCTCCCAGGCCCAGCCCCGGCTCACCTGGCTAGCTGTGGCCCTTTccctcctgccccccacccccaggcctaGCCCTAGCCTCACCTGGCTGGCTGTGGCTTCACCCCTCTTTCCTTCCCAGGCCCAGCTCTGGCCTCACCTGgctggctgtggccccacccctcCTGCCCTCCCAGGCCCAGCACTGGCCTCACCTGGCCGGCTATGGCCAGCAGGCGTGAGCCACTCGCAGAGGATGGCGTAGGAGAGGAAGTAGGTGGCGAAGGAGTGGCCGTCCCGTAAGAGCAGGGCCGAGCTGCCCTTGTAGAGGCCCCAAAGGCCCTCCTCACGGGCCACTGTGGTCAGGCAGTGCAGCGGCCCATGGTACTTGGGCCCAGGTGCTGGACATACAGGCGCAGGGGGCACAGGACACATGGGGTGTGCAGGTGAGGACCATGAGGCTGAGAGACGCCGTTGCTGTGTCTGTGTCTGCAGGCGGACCTTGGCCACCTCAGTGGGCGAGGTCAGGAACACCTGGAGCAAGAATCAAGTAGGAATCAAGTAGTGCCCACACACCCCTGGACCCGAGGGAGGCGCCACCACTGTCCTCATCTTGTCTGTGGCGACTTCAGGGAGCCTGGGCCCTGGGAAGCTGCAGGTGACCAAGGGCGGTGATGGAGGGGGGCTCCAAACTAGTCTGCCCCCCCCCAGGCCAAAGCCAGTGCGTTCTTCAGCACCACACTCTCTTCTAACAAAGCCACTAAAGTAAACGCCTGTGACTTAGGTTCTGAAGGCTTTTAACAGAATAATTGTCGGTTGCGTGATAATATTACCAATGACATTGGCTTCCTTTTCGAGAGCGCTCATCCGTGTCAGGCACCGTGCTGGGGGCTTTACAACCaggatctcatttaatcctcaccacatcTCTTACACATGAAGAGACAGGAGCTCAGAGAGGCTCCATAGTTTGCCCAAGTTCACTCAGCTAACAGGAGTCAGAGCCTGGAGTTGAGCCTGGTCATGTGCTCTTGACTTCTTTCACAGCCCCTGTGGTGGCCCCAAATAGCCGTTTGGTTGTCATGTGCATCTGCCCCTGCCGCTGGAGTGTGAGCCCCAGGAGGGCAGGGCACTTGGCTGCCACGGTCACCCCTGTGCCTTCATCTGCTAGTCTGGCCAGGCCGGTCTCTGTGACAATTGGTGGGAATAAGTGTGAGCCCCACCTGGCAATGGGTGACTTCCTGTTCAGTGCCCACACTGACAGAGGCCATTCCCAGAGTGCCGGGGGCCACAGGGCCTGCCTACCCCAGCCTGGGCCCCCCTAGTCAGCTCCATGGTGGCTTCCCAGTGACTTCCTGTCACTGTGGGGCCCCTGGGCCTTGACAGGGAGGATGTGGGTCCCTTCAGTCACCCCTCTGTCTCCCCACAGGACCATGCTCTGCTGGTCAGCTGGGACCCCTCAGCTGTATACTGCTGAGAGAGGGAGCCCAGCCCAGAAGGAAGCCCAGGTCCTCACCCACAATTCCCCCACTCACCGTGTGCCCtcacccagcctcagtttccccacctgctGGACTTGGTGACCTCTCAGGCCTCTCGCCCTCTCTGCAGCTTCACATCTCACCCCACCCTCCCCATGCCCCTACTCACGCGGACGAGGCCGGAGGCGCATCCTGAGAGCGTGATGTCAGCCTTGGCAGGCTTGGCGTCAGCGCTGCCGTACCGGAGCCGGCAGATGTGCTCAAGGCAGTGGCGGTAGGTGCCGAAAGACACGGAGGAGACCAGGGACACGGTGCACACGGGCAGCGAGAGGCCCCTGTAGAAGCCCCACACCTGGCAGACAGACGGACCCACAGCAGGTCAGGCCAAGGTCCAGCTAGGAGGGGCCAGCTCAAAGGACCCAGACCTGGGAGCTGACCTCTAATCCTCACTCTGTCCCTACTCTCGGGGGGACCTCAGGCAAGTCACTCCCTGCCTCAGAACCTGAGCTTCCTCAGCTGTAAAGTGAGGTCACAGCAGCACCTTTCAAGGCTATGGACTGACGAGATAACATAGGtcaaggccagagggccaggctcCAAGAAAGTGTGTGAGCCAGGCAGCTGTCTGGTGGTGCTGATGCGGGCTAGTGTGCTGTATTGTTGCTAGTTTTCATTAGCTCTCCCCTGGCCCACACCGAAATCCAAGTGCACTTTGGATAATGTTCCCAGGTCCCTCCTCTGGGGGACTCTAAGCGGGGCCCTGGGGGCCCTGATGACTTGACCCAGCACTGCCTTCAAGGGATGCCCAACCTGGAGGGGACAGAACTGCCCTCCTGTGACTTCCAGGTGCTTCAAATGCCATCTTTAGCGGCTCCTGCTCGCTGACCTGGAGGCAGGGGCCTCATTCTGAGCCCCGTGTACTAGAAAAGCCCCAGTTCTAGGCTCACCGGGGCCCATGAGATTGACACAATTATTCCCATTTGGAAGGTGAGAGAATTGAGGCTACAAGAGGGGAGGGAACCACTTACCAGCACCTGGCTGGTTGGTGAGTGGCAGTTCTGAGATCCCCATACTCCCTGCCTGTCTTCCGGCCCCAACCCCAGACCTACCCGCTCTCGCCGATATGTATCTCCGACACAGTGCCAGATGCCCGTGTATTTCGCCTCTGTCTGTATCCTGACCTGTGGAAGATGTGGGCTTCAGGAAGGGGTGGCTCAGGCTGAGGGCAAGGCCAGCAGGCCCCAGGGGAGAGGTAGGGTTACTCCTTGATTGTGGGCAGAGCGGAGACTGGGGTTTAAGATGAGACAGCTGGGGCCCAGGGGTGAGAAAAAGGGAGAGAGTGTCCCAAGGACCATGGGAGCCACTGAAGGCAGGGGAGGGCTGGGTCTGACTAGCATTCTAGAAAGGTCTTCTGGCCATGAATGGGCGGAGGAGACAGCAGGGCTTCAGGGTGGGCGGTGGGGCATGGTGATCACCGAACCTTCACTGTGTCCAGGGGGTAGCCCACAGCAACACCACAGACACCTGGGAGGAAATTAGAGGAGCCAGGTGAGAGAGTGGATGAGGGCCCTCAAGGCGCTCGAGCCCATCTACGGAGTGGGGAGACGTGCTCGTGCCAGGCTCAGGGCAGAGCAGACCCTGCCCTGGCCTGCTCATCTGCACGTGTCTGGTTAATCCTGGCAGCAATCCCCACGTAGCAGATGAAGAAACCGGGCCAAGCTGGCTAGCGCTTTTCCCTTCCCCAGGTCATTGGCGTCTCATTCTGAAAGCCAGGGTCACTCCCGGCCTCGTCACTGGCACCCTGTTTTGGGAGAGCTTTCAGTCCAACTGTCCAGCCGGCCACGTTTGCTGCCTCCAGGCCAGGCAGGTCAGCGCCCGCCCTCAGCTTTCCATCTGTGACAGGTTTGGCTGTGAGCCAGGAGGTAACTACACATTTCAGCTTTGGTGGCCGGAGGCAGGGGAGGCATGGCCTGAGCGAGGGTCCAGAAGCGAAAAAACCCAGGGTCACACCCTGGCCGGTGAAAAGGAAGGACTGCTTGGAGCCACCAGTTTGCATGGGACAGGCGGTGAGGAGCTTCTAGACCTGGCAGAGAGGCCTCAAATGTCAAGGCCAGCTCCCTGGACCAGAGTCTCTGTCCGCTGTACACAGGGGGCCAAGTGCCACCCCCctgtttctttctcccttcctgacACCAGGGCATCAACATCCAAGCCCCCAGCACTGCCATGGGGGAGCCTGCGAAGGAGCAGGCAGGTCTGTGGAGTCTCACACCCTGAGGGAGGCTAGTGAGAGCCATCTGAAAACAATAAGGAACATGGGGGCTGTGCCCTATTTACTGTGtaccccaaaaccaaaagaatatgtgtgagcagaagaacaaagtaaatgaatgaatgaagcaaaTGACTGACTGAGGGGCTTGGGTAGAATTACCTTCCTTGACCCTCACATGCACCTCCCCAAACTCCTACTCATCTGTCAAAGCCCTACCACAGCATCACCTCCTCTCTGGAGCCCTCCCTGACACCATGCTCAGGGCAGCCTCTGTGCCTGGAAGCATGTTGGTTAGAGCTTATCACACAGCCTTGCTGCTGTCCCTTGCATGCCATCACCCCCTCCAGAACTAGAGCTCCCCAAGGGCAGGGTCCAGGGACAAGCACGGAGCAGGGGCCTTGTTCACCCAGGCCTTCctatgggctctggaggaagggacGCTGAACTCAGGTGCCCTTCCTTGctacatgaccttgggcaaggcaaGTCCCTTTTCTGAGCCTTCTCCTTGGGGGGCTAATGTTCTGGGAACTGGCTGGCCCCAGAGAGCAAGGCCTCAGAAAGCCTGGGCGGATGTGAGTGTGACCCCCCGACCCCCCACTAGGGAGCCGGCCCCCTGCTCTTTCCCCAGGCTTGGAGTGCCCTCCTCTCCTGCCCCCCATGCTATTCCCAGAAGTATGGGTGAGCCACCCACTCTTTCACAAGACAAATAAGGCCAGGGTTCCTCTCCCAAAATAGCACCAACAGCCTGCGGATCGATGGCTGGGGGCCTTTTTCCCAATTGGCCTGTTATCTCTGCAGGTGGATCTTTCACAAAAAGCCCTTCCTGGAGAGAAAACACTGAGCAAGCAGAGAGTGTGGCCTCAGAGCTGCCCCTGCAGGCCCTGTGAGGCTGTGGCTCAGCCAGACCGCCCTGTTTGGGCCCACCCAGACTCTGCtctcttctcccaccctccctctgggCCCTCTCGCCCCTTCCCATGGCCCAGTCAACCCTCTGCACACCCACAACTCCCGGGCAGTGACATCCCTCAGCCTCCGGGCAGCCACCAACGCTGAACCTGTCCTGGCCTGCCTCCCACTGTCCCCCAGGCCAGTGCAGACGCCCCCCACACCCCTCCTCCTCCCGGCATCTATGGCCACACCAGGTCTTCACCGCTTCCTTGGGGAGCTCCGCAAATTGCCCCCCCTCGAACCAGAAAGGCCacccagccctggggcagagcaCCACGTCCCCCAGCCCCTCCTGGTGTCCCCAGAGCAACCATCTCCCACATGGCCCCCCATCCTTGTCTCTGTTACCTCCAATGGCTCCAGCGACAAAATCCATGGAGGGTGAGGGGTGAGTGGTCGGGCGGGGCCCTGAGTCTGCCTGCTGGGGAAGGCCTGCAGCCACTACGGCAGTGGCCCAACAGTTCTCTGTCCACTCCTCACAGGCCTTAAATACCTGGGGCAGGAGGCAGAGGGCAGGGAGCAGGGTGCCTGCCACCAAGTGGCCACGAAGGCAGAGGGGTCAGTGCCCGCGTGCTGGGCAGCTGGACACCCTCCCAGAGCCCCCAGCCAAGGACCCTTGTCCCAGTGCCCTTGGGACCCGGGTGTCAGGAAAGTATGTGAGAGGTTCCGGGAGATGGCAGGCTCTCAGGGTGCTGGAGCTCTGTCCCACCACCTTCTGGGGAGAAGGGTAGGGAGCCCCCACTCCTTACAGCCCCGGCCCTGTCCTCTGGCCTCCCTGATGCCCCATATTTGCACAGAACTCCCGGCCtgggggagcccctgggtggtacaaacattgaatgtcctcagctgctaactgaaaggttggtagttctagtccacccagaggcatcttagaagaaaggcctggagttctacttgtgaaaatcagccacagaaaaccctatggggcatagttgtactctgacacgcatgaggttgccatgacttggggtCAATTCGACGTCAACTGGTTTTTCCTGCCCAGAGAACACTCAAAGCCCCCTCCCTTATCCACCCAGCACTTTCTGAGCTGAGGCTGCACTGAGACAAACCAAGCCTAGTCCCTGTCCCTGAGGAACTCCAGTCCATGGAGAGGGGAGGGGCAGGACAGGCCACAGTTCTTCAACACAGGGAGAAGCTGTCCAGAGGCCCCCGGGAGATGCCCACCACCTGCCCTGAGCCCTCCCCACCACCCTGGTCTCATCTCTTCTTCTGTCCCCTGAGTCCGCAGCCAGGTCGGCCTCCAATTCTGAGTCCCCTGCCCAGAAGGACCCCAGTACTCAGCAAGGGCTGGCGAGGGCAAGCTGAGCGGCAGGGACCCAGCCATCCTGGCCCCACCACCAGGGGTGTGGGGCTCTCGCGTTAGGCACTAACCAAGTTGTCCAGGTCACTCCTGAAAGGGAAGCCAAGCCAATTAAAGGTCACTTGCATCTTGCTGGTGAGGCCTCACGTGTGCACCCCCCTTTACAGTTTACCAAGCACTTCTCATTCACAGGCTCATGGAGTCTTCCTCACAGCCCCGGGAGGGAGGCAGACAGGCCAGGGCTGAcggtcttcattttacagatggagccactgaggcccagagaggggcctGTCCAAGGCCATGCCAGTGACAGGGCTGGAATTTGAGCGCCAGCCACCTTTCAGGCTGTGCTGGGGGACTGACGCTGGTGAGCCTCACCTCCAGGGCCCTTACCACCATGGGCTCTCACAGAGGCGCGGCCCTTCACAGTTTACAAAGCCCCCAGCATACACCCCCGGCGTGAGCCACACTGCAGCCCTGCGTGCGAGGTGGCTACAGCGACACTGAGGCTattgccccctcccccccccaaaaaaaacaaatgagctgccatcgagttgattcccactcatggcaacactatgtatgtcagagtagaaccgctggATAGGgctttttgtttcgtttttatagtttattttgtttgttgttgagaatatgcagagcagaacatacaccagttcaacattttctacatgtacaattcagtgatgctgattacattcttcaagttgtgcaatgactctcaccctccttttctgagtcattcctccctcattaacataaactcactgctccctaaggttcctatctaatcttttgagttgcttttgtcagtcccatatacatagttcttaaaagagcatattgctgaaggcagacattctttgctagttaagctgaactatcaTTTggtactccttagggttttcgtggctgtgacttttcggaagcagatcgcctggcctttcttccgaggtgcctctgggttggtgtgaactgccaatcttttggttaactgttcaagctacccagggactccttgtc
The window above is part of the Loxodonta africana isolate mLoxAfr1 chromosome 10, mLoxAfr1.hap2, whole genome shotgun sequence genome. Proteins encoded here:
- the SLC25A47 gene encoding solute carrier family 25 member 47, which encodes MCPVPPAPVCPAPGPKYHGPLHCLTTVAREEGLWGLYKGSSALLLRDGHSFATYFLSYAILCEWLTPAGHSRPDVLGVLVAGGCAGVLAWAVATPMDVIKSRLQADGQGQQRYRGLLHCMVTSVREEGPRVLFKGLALNCCRAFPVNMVVFVTYEAVLRLTRGLLT